The Thermodesulfobacteriota bacterium genome has a window encoding:
- the thrC gene encoding threonine synthase, whose translation MSKYKAWFRCIDESCGETYPLDEIVYRCRTCKNLLEVTHDMDELKKTSADEWKSIFDDRYRRQSWPYGSSVWGKKEWVCPYVEDENIVSMYEGATNLFWAERFGKQIGMEDIWLKMCGNSHTGSFKDLGMTVLVSVVQQMKASGKEVPAVACASTGDTSAALAAYCASAGIPAIVFLPKDKVSVAQLVQPISNGAMVLSLDTDFDGCMEMVQKICSENNIYLANSINSLRIEGQKTISVELCQQFDWEVPDWIIIPGGNLGNISALGKGFLMMRDLGLIKKLPRLVCAQAEHANPLYLSYLNNFQEFHPVKAKKTLANAIQIGNPVSVNKAIRTLKEFDG comes from the coding sequence ATGAGCAAATATAAAGCTTGGTTTAGATGTATAGATGAATCGTGCGGTGAGACCTATCCACTGGATGAAATCGTATACAGATGCAGAACATGTAAAAATTTACTAGAAGTTACTCACGATATGGATGAGCTTAAAAAAACATCTGCCGATGAGTGGAAGTCCATATTTGATGACCGCTACAGAAGACAGTCCTGGCCCTATGGAAGCTCGGTGTGGGGTAAAAAAGAATGGGTTTGCCCATACGTTGAAGATGAAAATATTGTCTCTATGTATGAAGGGGCTACAAATCTGTTCTGGGCCGAGAGGTTTGGAAAACAGATTGGCATGGAAGACATTTGGCTCAAAATGTGCGGCAACAGCCATACAGGTTCTTTCAAAGATTTGGGCATGACTGTTTTAGTATCAGTTGTACAGCAGATGAAAGCTAGCGGTAAAGAGGTGCCTGCAGTTGCATGCGCATCAACGGGGGACACATCAGCGGCACTTGCAGCATACTGCGCCTCGGCTGGAATTCCGGCAATAGTATTTCTGCCAAAGGATAAAGTGTCGGTTGCTCAACTAGTTCAGCCAATCTCAAACGGCGCCATGGTCTTATCACTTGATACCGATTTTGATGGATGCATGGAAATGGTGCAAAAGATCTGTTCTGAAAACAATATCTACTTAGCTAATTCAATTAACTCTCTTAGGATTGAGGGACAAAAAACTATAAGTGTTGAGCTATGCCAGCAGTTTGATTGGGAGGTGCCTGACTGGATTATTATTCCGGGTGGAAATTTAGGAAACATTTCAGCTCTTGGAAAAGGGTTTTTGATGATGCGCGATCTTGGCCTAATTAAGAAGTTGCCAAGGTTAGTATGTGCACAGGCAGAGCATGCAAACCCTCTATACTTAAGCTACCTAAACAATTTTCAAGAGTTTCATCCAGTAAAGGCTAAAAAAACTCTAGCCAACGCCATTCAGATTGGAAACCCTGTGAGTGTTAATAAGGCAATACGCACTTTAAAAGAATTTGACGG
- a CDS encoding acylphosphatase: MEKQRVHIKIHGKVQGVFFRASTKDKARELNIYGFVKNNSDGTVEVIAEGDTENLQKLLAWCHVGPDRSRVDHVNTDWQPYLSEFKEFSIN; the protein is encoded by the coding sequence ATGGAGAAACAAAGAGTACACATTAAAATCCATGGCAAGGTTCAGGGAGTATTTTTCAGAGCATCTACCAAAGACAAGGCCCGTGAGCTAAATATTTATGGATTTGTGAAAAATAATTCCGACGGAACAGTAGAAGTTATTGCAGAAGGAGATACCGAGAATCTTCAAAAGCTTCTAGCATGGTGCCATGTGGGGCCAGATCGTTCAAGGGTAGATCATGTAAATACAGATTGGCAGCCTTATCTATCAGAGTTTAAAGAATTTAGCATTAATTAA
- a CDS encoding MBL fold metallo-hydrolase → MILKCIPGGIFVTNCYIIGDEETNEGILIDPGQQMDEIMSEVKNSGLNINKIVNTHTHIDHAAGVQRAKDELGVPFYLHPEDEPVLEFLPEAAARYPQFGDVKVPKIDVYIEEGDEIEIGNLRAKVLHTPGHSWGSVCFVIDDHVISGDTLFAGSVGRVDLTGGTSMRELVGSIKTKLMSLPDSYNVYPGHGPFTTIGVERRSNPFITGDLAIL, encoded by the coding sequence ATGATATTAAAATGTATTCCTGGAGGAATTTTTGTAACCAACTGCTATATAATTGGTGATGAAGAAACCAACGAGGGAATTTTGATCGATCCAGGCCAACAGATGGATGAAATTATGTCTGAGGTCAAAAACTCAGGATTAAATATCAATAAGATTGTAAATACCCACACACATATTGACCATGCGGCAGGTGTGCAGAGGGCTAAAGATGAGCTTGGCGTTCCTTTCTATCTACATCCCGAAGACGAGCCAGTTTTAGAATTTCTTCCCGAAGCTGCTGCCAGATATCCCCAGTTTGGCGATGTTAAAGTTCCAAAGATTGATGTATACATTGAAGAAGGCGATGAGATAGAGATCGGAAACTTAAGGGCCAAGGTACTTCATACTCCAGGGCATAGCTGGGGCAGCGTGTGCTTTGTTATAGATGATCATGTGATATCAGGTGATACCCTATTTGCAGGCAGTGTAGGAAGGGTCGATTTAACAGGGGGCACCTCGATGCGTGAGCTCGTTGGTTCAATAAAAACAAAACTCATGTCCCTGCCTGACTCCTATAATGTTTACCCTGGTCATGGTCCATTCACCACGATCGGCGTAGAGAGAAGATCTAACCCATTTATTACAGGTGATTTAGCAATATTGTAA
- a CDS encoding septum formation initiator family protein, whose amino-acid sequence MQRTLIRVLLAVVIISLFVYLFAREITQVYALHQENEKVKLEAQKLEKANQELTRKIELIQIDDTYKEKVIRQELGMIKKGEKVYRFKE is encoded by the coding sequence ATGCAAAGAACACTTATCAGAGTCTTACTGGCAGTAGTCATCATATCATTGTTTGTATACCTATTTGCAAGAGAAATAACTCAAGTATATGCGCTTCATCAAGAAAATGAAAAGGTTAAGCTCGAGGCCCAGAAACTAGAGAAAGCAAATCAAGAATTGACAAGAAAAATAGAGCTAATTCAAATAGACGATACTTATAAGGAAAAAGTCATAAGACAAGAATTGGGGATGATAAAGAAAGGTGAAAAGGTCTATCGATTTAAAGAGTAA